The window ATGTTATGATGGAGGTAGTTCACCTTGTTATATTTATACTACGGATGGAACTTTATGGCATCAGGGCACACTAGGAAGTATTAGTTATGATAATTGCCCATTCGATAATTATATTCCGCTATTACTAATCTTTACAATAGGCTTTACTATCTTGCGTTTCAAGAAGCAATATGCAATTCATCAATGAAAATTTCCCTCATCACAGTAGTTTTTAATGGAGCTGATTTTTTGGAAGAATGCATTAGTTCGGTTTGCAGTCAGGTTGATGTTGATTTAGAATATATTATAGTAGACGGTGGCTCTACCGACGGAACGCTTGATATTATTAAAAACTATAACGCTCATATTCATCATTTTGTAACAGAAAAAGATAATGGATTATATGATGCCATTAATAAAGGAATAAAACTGGCAACAGGAGATATTATCGGAATCTTAAATGCAGATGATAGTTTCGAAAGTATAAATGTTTTGGCTCAAGTAGCAAAAGCTTTTAAAAACAACATCAATTTGGATGGGCTTTACGGTAATTTAAATTATGTTCATCCTCAGAATAAAAATATTATTCGCAAGTGGAAATCTAAGGAGGCCGATTATAGTGATATTGAAAAAGGCTGGATGCCAGCCCACCCAACTTTATATCTCAGGAGGAATGTATTTACATCATTTGGCAATTATACATTGGACTTGGGTACAGCAGCAGACTATGATTTTATATTAAGGATCTTCCACACCTATAAAATCAAAACGGCATATCTTCCTATCTTAATGGTAAATATGCGTACTGGCGGACTAAGTAATAACTCTCTAAATAGCCTTTTTAATGCATTGCTTAATGATTATAAAGCCTTAAAGCGAAATAAAGTTTCACATCCTTTATCAGTCTTGCTTCAGAAAAAGTTGTCGAAGCTTAGTCAATTTTTTTAGGTTTAACAGTCTAGAACTTTCAATTATTTTATGAATAGTAAATAAATAAAATATATATTTCAAATTTTTCAGGATATAAAACTCTAATTGACTAATGCTATGGTAAATATTTAGGCTATATAAGCTTAAACATTGTTTATATTTGACAACCAAACGTATGTGTCTTTGAAAGTGATGTTCCAGACTTATCCTGAATATTTATATTTTGCTATATTATTGTTAGCATTTGGTTTGGTGATTTTTATGATTCCTTCTATCATTTATACCTCCCTTAAATACCATCTTTTTGATAAAAACGACCTTCATCGGAAAAATCACAAACGCAATATATCCAGATTAGGGGGCATAGCCATTGTTGCCAGTTTTACAATTAGTATTTTACTGTTTACTACATTTATAAACTTCAAAGAAGCTAACTTCTTAATTACTTCTTGCATAATTTTATCGGCTCTGGGCGTAAAAGATGATATTTATGGAACCAATACCAGTACAAAGTTCCTGCTTCAACTAGTGGTAGCTGGTATTTTAGTATTTTTTGGCCATTTTAGATTAACCAGTTTATACGGCGTATTGGGTATAGGGGAAATGGATTTATGGTGGGGTGGATTGTTTTCAATAGTCCTTATTATTTTTCTCAATAATGCATTCAATTTAATAGATGGCATCGATGGCTTAGCAGGCTCGATTGGCATAATTGCTAGCTTGGTTTTTGGAATTTTATTTGCAAGAATGGGTGCCATACCTTATGCATTCATTGCCTTCGCTTTAGCAGGGGCAATTGCTGGCTTTTTAAAATATAACTGGTATCCAGCTAAAATCTTTATGGGTGATACCGGAGCATTAATAACAGGTTTAATATGTGCTGCATTGGCAATTAAGTTTATTGAGCTAAATAAGTTTACCGCTACCAATGATCCGGATTTTTATTCTGCTCCAGCGATAGCAGTCTCCATTTTAATTATTCCTATTTTCGATTCCTTAAGGGTTTTTTGTGTGCGTTTGCTAAAGGGTAAATCACCTTTTAGGGGCGATCGCAACCATATTCATCACCGTTTACAACGACTTGGTTTAAAGCCCAATAAAATCGCATTTATATCTGCATCGCTGAATTTAATTACCATCCTGTTAACCATTATGCTTCAGCATTTAGGTAATTTTCTGCTCATTTTTCTATTGATTAGTATTTGTGCAGTAAGTAATGCCATTTTAACGCTCCAGTTAAGAAAGAGAGGCATTTACAATTAGTCTATGTAATAATTATAGGGTCAATCATTTATATTAATTATATATTTTGCTAAAATAGCTGATAATTGTAATTGCGTTGGTTCTTGTTTGGCTACATAAATCAATTAAATAATATATAAAAATAAAGACTAATTTTGCGCTCTAATTTTACAACAATGAGGCTTGCTATTAACGGTTTTGGAAGGATAGGAAGAACTTTTTTACGCTTGGCTTTGGCTGAGGGTTTTGAAGTGGTTGCCATAAACGACCTTGCGGATGCCACCACAATGGCCCATTTGTTTAAATATGATTCTGTTCATGGTGTGTATTCAGGTAAAGTTTCTGCCCAGCCAGATTCGCTTGTTATCGATCATTTATCAATTCCTATATTTTGTATTAAAAATGCCGACGAATTGCCTTGGTCTGCATTAAGGGTAGATTTAGTGGTTGATTGTACCGGTAAAAATTTAACAAGAGAAGGTGCCCAAAAACATATTATATCTGGAGCAAAGCAAGTGCTTATTTCTGCGCCAGCTGCCGATGATATTCCAATGGTGGTAATGGGTGTAAATGATGATACAATTGATTTAGCTAGTCCGATTTTATCAAATGCAAGTTGTACCACTAATAATATAGCGCCAATTATTAAGATTTTAAATGATAATTGGGGTGTAGAAGAGGGATATATTACAACTATTCACTCCATGACGGGTGATCAGAATTTGCATGATTCAAACCATAAAGATTTACGCAGGGCAAGAGCAGCATCTTCCTCCATCATTCCAACTACAACTGGAGCAGCGAAAGCAATTACGCATATTTTTCCAGCGCTTGATGGCCGTTTAGGTGGGGCCGGA is drawn from Pedobacter mucosus and contains these coding sequences:
- a CDS encoding glycosyltransferase family 2 protein, with translation MKISLITVVFNGADFLEECISSVCSQVDVDLEYIIVDGGSTDGTLDIIKNYNAHIHHFVTEKDNGLYDAINKGIKLATGDIIGILNADDSFESINVLAQVAKAFKNNINLDGLYGNLNYVHPQNKNIIRKWKSKEADYSDIEKGWMPAHPTLYLRRNVFTSFGNYTLDLGTAADYDFILRIFHTYKIKTAYLPILMVNMRTGGLSNNSLNSLFNALLNDYKALKRNKVSHPLSVLLQKKLSKLSQFF
- a CDS encoding MraY family glycosyltransferase, which produces MFIFDNQTYVSLKVMFQTYPEYLYFAILLLAFGLVIFMIPSIIYTSLKYHLFDKNDLHRKNHKRNISRLGGIAIVASFTISILLFTTFINFKEANFLITSCIILSALGVKDDIYGTNTSTKFLLQLVVAGILVFFGHFRLTSLYGVLGIGEMDLWWGGLFSIVLIIFLNNAFNLIDGIDGLAGSIGIIASLVFGILFARMGAIPYAFIAFALAGAIAGFLKYNWYPAKIFMGDTGALITGLICAALAIKFIELNKFTATNDPDFYSAPAIAVSILIIPIFDSLRVFCVRLLKGKSPFRGDRNHIHHRLQRLGLKPNKIAFISASLNLITILLTIMLQHLGNFLLIFLLISICAVSNAILTLQLRKRGIYN
- the gap gene encoding type I glyceraldehyde-3-phosphate dehydrogenase — protein: MRLAINGFGRIGRTFLRLALAEGFEVVAINDLADATTMAHLFKYDSVHGVYSGKVSAQPDSLVIDHLSIPIFCIKNADELPWSALRVDLVVDCTGKNLTREGAQKHIISGAKQVLISAPAADDIPMVVMGVNDDTIDLASPILSNASCTTNNIAPIIKILNDNWGVEEGYITTIHSMTGDQNLHDSNHKDLRRARAASSSIIPTTTGAAKAITHIFPALDGRLGGAGIRVPVLNGSLTDFTCLLKNKTTIDEINAAFKYAAENEMKGIIEYTEDPIVSVDIINNPHSCIFDALLTSIVGDLVKVVGWYDNEFGYSSRLIDVVKRINLLP